One window of Papaver somniferum cultivar HN1 chromosome 9, ASM357369v1, whole genome shotgun sequence genomic DNA carries:
- the LOC113308504 gene encoding protein transport protein Sec61 subunit beta-like, protein MAKGASQSQSSSTAGGGTSRPGVVGGVAPRGSAAATAGMRRRRVTGGGGGGGGGFSGGNSGGSNMLRFYTDDAPGLKITPTVVLVMSLCFIGFVTALHVFGKLYRYKSAASGGGGAGAGAGSS, encoded by the coding sequence ATGGCGAAAGGTGCATCACAATCGCAATCCTCATCAACAGCAGGAGGAGGAACATCAAGACCAGGAGTGGTAGGAGGTGTAGCACCACGTggatcagcagcagcaacagctgggATGCGTCGTCGTAGAGTAaccggtggaggtggtggtggtggtggtggatttaGTGGTGGAAACAGTGGTGGAAGTAATATGTTAAGGTTTTATACAGATGATGCCCCAGGTTTGAAGATTACACCTACTGTTGTTCTTGTTATGAGTCTTTGTTTCATTGGATTTGTTACTGCTCTCCATGTTTTTGGTAAGCTTTATCGTTACAAATCTGCTgcgtctggtggtggtggtgctggtgctggtgctggtagtTCTTAA